The following are encoded in a window of uncultured Sphaerochaeta sp. genomic DNA:
- the tsaD gene encoding tRNA (adenosine(37)-N6)-threonylcarbamoyltransferase complex transferase subunit TsaD produces MIVLGIETSCDECSASLVEDGHTILSNIIATQIELHKPYEGVVPELASRLHTEWIGQVVQSALDKAHLTVNDIDAVAVTSRPGLLGSLLVGVSFAKGFAASLNLPFITIDHIRAHLYASQIEHPLDYPYLGVLVSGGHTVICRVDDYDTIEVLGTTIDDAIGEAFDKVAKHYGFGYPGGIAIDRLARTGNPVAFLFPGPKLNVMDHPYDISYSGLKTAVINQLDSFWDGESEKSPENIAASFQRAAVNMLMKRVRQALKETGLSRLSAGGGVAANSYLRSELLSLQEGGYEVSFPSLKLCTDNGAMIAALAYRYLQDGIRSDFSEAPSARVTAFKKQYAK; encoded by the coding sequence ATGATCGTCCTTGGTATCGAGACATCATGTGATGAGTGCAGTGCTTCCCTGGTGGAGGATGGGCATACCATCCTCAGTAATATCATTGCAACCCAGATTGAACTCCATAAACCCTATGAGGGCGTTGTCCCTGAACTAGCCAGCCGGCTCCACACTGAATGGATTGGCCAGGTTGTGCAATCGGCCCTTGATAAGGCCCATCTCACCGTCAATGACATTGATGCAGTAGCTGTTACCAGCCGTCCTGGACTCTTGGGGTCCCTGCTTGTCGGGGTAAGCTTTGCCAAGGGCTTTGCTGCTTCCCTGAACCTTCCCTTTATCACCATCGATCATATCAGGGCGCACCTGTATGCATCCCAGATTGAACATCCCTTGGACTATCCATATCTTGGGGTACTGGTCTCAGGGGGACATACGGTAATCTGCCGCGTTGATGACTACGATACCATTGAGGTCCTGGGAACAACAATAGACGATGCAATCGGGGAAGCCTTCGACAAGGTCGCCAAGCACTACGGGTTTGGGTATCCTGGAGGGATTGCCATTGACCGTTTGGCAAGGACAGGCAATCCTGTTGCTTTTTTGTTTCCCGGCCCAAAGCTCAATGTCATGGACCATCCGTATGATATCTCCTACAGTGGTTTGAAGACAGCCGTGATCAACCAGCTCGACAGCTTCTGGGATGGAGAGAGTGAGAAGAGCCCTGAGAATATTGCAGCATCATTCCAGCGAGCTGCTGTGAATATGTTGATGAAACGGGTACGTCAGGCATTGAAGGAAACAGGGCTTAGTCGATTGAGTGCCGGGGGCGGGGTTGCTGCGAACAGCTACCTGAGAAGTGAACTGCTCTCCCTGCAGGAGGGTGGCTATGAGGTCTCCTTCCCCTCACTGAAGCTCTGTACCGACAATGGTGCCATGATAGCTGCCCTTGCCTACCGGTATCTCCAGGATGGGATAAGAAGTGATTTTTCCGAGGCACCAAGTGCCCGGGTTACAGCATTTAAGAAACAATACGCCAAGTGA